A window of Phragmites australis chromosome 15, lpPhrAust1.1, whole genome shotgun sequence genomic DNA:
CTAAAATTCCCTTGAAaattaaggtttttttttagtTAATGGAgcagaattttattttaataaaagaTAATTTGATTAAGAGAAGATGGAGTGAAGACCCCTCTGGTTACTTTTGCACTCAAAATGAGGCATGCCaacatattttctttctctaccCTATTGCTAAGGTTGCTTGGGATGATAATTTTGTAGCTGGAAAACCTTTTGATACTCTTGGCTTAGCTTCTGTACTTTGAGCTATTTGAAAAGCCCATAATAAGGCTTATTTTGATAAGAAACTTCCAAAATATccaattaatattattttttattcttgtcCATTCATGAAAATTTAGGCAAATTTACTTGGTGAAATAAGCAAGGAGGACCATTTTCGTGgtgctcaagtgatgagaacaTCACTCATTCAAATATACACAAGTGAACTCGTTACTCAATATTCGTACTTTCTTAGTAAAGAATAGGATATGACTaatttttatgttattttattgcttaggaatatgagaGAAGCACTATAAACTTATTTGAACGTCATCACTCGATCGATAAGTCTATTCAGACTCAAAATCGAGCTCTAGTCGAATTCCAAAGTCTACTTGAGTCTCAGGACAGTACATCAGTAAAATAGATATAACTTTCACGTACTGAGTCCAATTGAGACAATTTTAGACTTGCTGAAAAACTTATGATGcgacctttccaatggatctagtctTACActtagattccttatagattaatcaGAGTCAATTAAAATAAGGTGATACGTTACCGTTGTGGGCCTTGTCGAGCCTTGTAAGCGTGTCGGGGTCGTAGTACAGGTTATGTATAGCTCTTTCTATGACTGTACAACcataggtcgacctcctcacatcctctatatatatatttgccaTTATAGTTTAAGCTTGGATtggattattctgttttaggtAGTTTCGCCGCTTGCTTGGTTTGTTGAATCCTCAtgtcgagcacttcattggtaattagcaatattcagattgcatatacctgttcttacttatgttctcgattcgcttacaAGCaaagtcttcttggcgaggtcaatcgcgtcttggcacggcTGATAgacacagagtagtggtgtagtggttgtgatgATTTTTTACCTATTTTGATCGAAACTTTTGGATCATTACGTTAAAACTCCACTAACtaatttatcatattatctttgaAAGATGGGGCATACTCGTATCATTAGGGGTTGCTGGAGCTAGTAAATCAATTGTTGGCCAGGTGTCAGGCTCCAAACCGTTGATAGTTAGCTACGAATGTTACTCAACCCAccccaagatgatgatgatgatgatcagtAGGTTTCagaagaagaacacgaaggcTGGTCATGAGGACCGCCGTGTTTTGGATTCACTGTCGAGGCACTCTGCTCATGTCCGTCTATGAACATTTTCAACTTTCTTTTGATGGGTGTTTTCTATGACGATCTTTGCTTCTCGTCTATTGAACATCTAGATATGTGTGGCTTCGGTTGTTAGTCAGGCTTTCAACTTGTTTTTCTGCATGTCCTTCTGTAATATTTTGGTTGTAACAAACATTTAACTCTCTCTATGCTTTCTCCTTAGTTCCGTATTTCTCATGCTCTGGATTGTAAACTCCCAACCATTCCGTTATTTGAAAGTAATAGAAATGGGTTCCTATTAATCGCAAGCGATGATCGAAAAGGAGTAGCCATGTATCTCGATCATGTCCCTATACTAGCTTCCGGCCTGCCGCTACCAGGCACAGGCAGGCCGGCGCAGATGACTAACACGAACGCGCACGCCACGGAACGATCTCTTGCGATCGTCGCCAATTCCTTCTTGATGTCGTCGTTGCCGACAGGACAGGTCGCCATCACTGCAGAGTTGAAATCAAGGACGGTCGGCCGGCTTCCCATCCCTGGCCTCCATCCCCGGCGATAGAGTCAACCACTAGTCACTACTGACCGACTCCAGTAGCTACAACAAGACAAAAGCAGATGGAGGAATCAGTCGCAGCCAGCAGGCCACAGTACCTGCGATGCTTCCACGTACGTACGGCAAGGCAGTCCACGTCGTCTTAGACTCCTTCTCCTccacgtcgccgtcgccgtcgccgtcgcgtcCGTCCTTGTGTTGCGCTTATCGATATGATGCTTCAACAATATAAGCTAGCTCCATCGCGCGTAGGAAACCAATGCATGCATTCAATCCAGCGCTTCATCACCATTAACTAGGTTGCCAAGGTCATTACTGAAACACAACAACACACACCGCGCTCGATCGTcgacaggaagaagaagaagcagcaacaGCTTGTGATTACTTACTTAGCTGTACTACAGTATTAGCTACACACCAGTACATGTCTTGCTCCGTGGCCATCCCAGGCTCGCCGGTCTTCTCCCCGTCCCGCCTCCCGCCAAACCTGCTCTCCTCCTTCAGGACCCCCGAGCCGCAGCAACCCTCCTCCGCCTTCCCGGGCTCCCCGCTCCGCCCCTTCTCCCTCCGCGCGCACCACCGCAGAGACTCCTCCCCGTCCCCGTGCAACAAGAAGCGGCAGCCGCCTCCGCCTGCAGCTGCAGCATCCAACTCACCAGCGCTCATCAAGCGGCGGCGCCCGGCGCCTCTCTTTGTCCCAGCCCACACTGTAGATGAGGTCGTACTCCATCATGTCTCGTCGACCGACGGGCCGATGAAGGAGGAGATTATCGAGGAGGCAGGGGAAGGCTTCGCCGCCTACTGTCGGAAGGGCAAGGGCCGGAGACGGGTCCAGAGGGAGGACCGCCACGTCGCCGCCGTCGGCCTCGGAGGAGACCCGCACGCGGCATTCTTCGGCGTCTTCGATGGCCACGGCGGCAAGAGCGCGGCGGAGTTTGCCGCCAACAACATGCCCAATATCGTGGCTCAGGAGCTGCAGAAAGCGCAACAAGGCCGCACCACCGTCGAGGACGCGCTGAGGCGGGCCTACCTGAGGACGGACGAGGAGTTCTCAAATGCCCAGGACGCCGCGGGTGGCGCCTGCTGCGTCACGGCGTTGCTGCGCGAGGACCGCCTGGTCGTGTCCAACGCCGGTGACTGCCGCGCCGTGCTCAGCCGCGCCGGCAAGGCCCAGGCGCTCACCTCCGACCACCGCGCGTCCCGCCAGGATGAGCGCGACCGCATCGAGAGCCAGGGCGGGTTCGTCATGAACTGCCGCGGCACGTGGAGGGTGCAGGGCTCGCTGGCGGTGTCAAGGGGCATCGGCGACGCGCAGCTCAAGCCCTGGGTGGTAGCGGAGCCGGAAACGACGACGCTGCACGTGGACGCGCAGTGCGAGTTCCTCATCCTCGCTTCCGACGGCCTCTGGGACAAGGTGGACGACCAGGAAGCGGTCGACGTCGCGCGCCAGTCTAATTCCAGGCAGCTGTCCGCCGCCTGCAGGCGGCTGGTCGAGTTGGCGGCGTCGAGGGGCTCAACCGACGACATCAGCGTCCTCGTCGTCCC
This region includes:
- the LOC133892467 gene encoding probable protein phosphatase 2C 32, giving the protein MSCSVAIPGSPVFSPSRLPPNLLSSFRTPEPQQPSSAFPGSPLRPFSLRAHHRRDSSPSPCNKKRQPPPPAAAASNSPALIKRRRPAPLFVPAHTVDEVVLHHVSSTDGPMKEEIIEEAGEGFAAYCRKGKGRRRVQREDRHVAAVGLGGDPHAAFFGVFDGHGGKSAAEFAANNMPNIVAQELQKAQQGRTTVEDALRRAYLRTDEEFSNAQDAAGGACCVTALLREDRLVVSNAGDCRAVLSRAGKAQALTSDHRASRQDERDRIESQGGFVMNCRGTWRVQGSLAVSRGIGDAQLKPWVVAEPETTTLHVDAQCEFLILASDGLWDKVDDQEAVDVARQSNSRQLSAACRRLVELAASRGSTDDISVLVVPMHRFSAMLDA